The following proteins are co-located in the Myroides profundi genome:
- a CDS encoding DUF1573 domain-containing protein, whose product MKNILALLVLVLTSAVTFAQKGPKIEFKAENNTIDYGTVVRGKDNGVRTFEFTNVGDEPLIITAVRSTCGCTVPSKPEEPILPGQKSKIDVQYNMAPGKISRTITVESNAVNYTNGVVALRIKGEVVNN is encoded by the coding sequence ATGAAAAACATTTTAGCATTATTAGTTTTGGTTTTGACAAGTGCAGTAACATTCGCACAAAAAGGACCAAAAATCGAGTTTAAAGCAGAGAACAATACTATCGATTACGGTACTGTTGTAAGAGGGAAAGATAATGGAGTTAGAACTTTTGAGTTTACTAACGTTGGTGATGAGCCATTAATCATTACAGCTGTAAGATCTACATGTGGATGTACAGTACCTTCTAAACCTGAAGAACCTATTTTACCAGGTCAAAAAAGTAAAATAGACGTACAGTATAATATGGCTCCTGGTAAAATCAGTAGAACTATCACTGTAGAATCTAATGCTGTGAACTACACTAACGGTGTAGTAGCACTACGCATTAAAGGTGAAGTTGTAAACAACTAA
- a CDS encoding tyrosine-protein phosphatase — protein sequence MFGLFKSKPELKTLIPNNYVDIHSHLMFGIDDGAQTKEDTKTIIESMKAMGFDQAITTPHTTPLVWDNTKEGILSKYDEVLEVLPTEAESLQLRVASEYMMDESFLQRIHSEKLLTLKDNYVLVEMSYINPPIQLMDILFHLKSNGYEIILAHPERYNFYHKNTEMYKKLKKSGCKFQMNLLSTTGYYGGHVLEAANYLLNNDMIDFVGSDIHHTKHIKGFDAKIQIKEVKNFEKAIANNIFFKK from the coding sequence ATGTTCGGATTATTTAAATCTAAACCAGAGCTTAAAACATTAATTCCAAATAATTATGTAGATATTCACTCTCATTTAATGTTTGGTATTGATGATGGGGCGCAGACTAAAGAGGATACAAAGACTATTATAGAGTCGATGAAAGCGATGGGCTTTGACCAAGCGATTACTACTCCACATACTACACCGCTAGTATGGGATAATACTAAAGAAGGAATATTATCTAAGTATGATGAGGTGTTAGAGGTACTACCTACAGAGGCGGAGTCTCTTCAGCTGAGAGTGGCTTCTGAGTATATGATGGATGAGAGTTTCTTACAGCGCATTCATTCAGAGAAGCTATTGACATTAAAAGATAACTATGTATTAGTAGAGATGTCTTATATCAACCCACCTATACAATTAATGGATATTCTATTCCATTTAAAATCGAATGGGTATGAGATTATTTTAGCGCATCCAGAGCGTTATAACTTCTATCACAAGAATACAGAAATGTATAAGAAGCTTAAAAAATCAGGGTGTAAGTTTCAGATGAATTTATTGTCTACTACTGGATATTACGGTGGTCATGTATTAGAGGCTGCAAACTATCTGTTGAACAATGATATGATAGATTTCGTAGGATCTGATATCCACCATACTAAACATATCAAAGGCTTTGATGCTAAAATACAGATTAAAGAAGTGAAGAACTTCGAGAAAGCAATCGCTAATAATATCTTCTTTAAGAAATAA
- a CDS encoding Lnb N-terminal periplasmic domain-containing protein — translation MTKKMIYLLFCLFIGQMAFSKERPLSDRAEISVLTCGTGDELYSLFGHTAIRVSDPFEGIDRVYNYGMFDFRTPNFYGKFVKGDLLYYADYSTYRNFIGSYVYDNRAVYEQALDLTPTQKEEIWQKLNESLEEENKFYVYKFIDQNCTTKVVDIINSSIATPVKVDVEGNTATYRTILNSYLNKRYFEMLGINLIFGSKVDAHSTLLFLPDKFMQGLAETKVNGKLLVPETVTVFEPEVSTEKSGISVNSMWFFSLVVLVLAGLMTQRGVRSAYFVILGLLGIFFFVVGFYSLHGELLSNNTVLLCSPIFLILPFIRKNVKIAKLLQLLTLVCVILYIVLNITSEKLLVTLPLVLLTLVSLAIEMRIAKKYNK, via the coding sequence ATGACAAAGAAAATGATATATCTGCTTTTCTGCCTTTTTATTGGGCAGATGGCTTTCTCTAAAGAACGACCACTCTCTGATAGAGCAGAGATAAGTGTACTTACTTGTGGTACGGGTGATGAGTTGTATTCACTATTCGGGCATACAGCGATACGTGTAAGTGATCCTTTTGAGGGAATAGATAGGGTATATAATTATGGTATGTTTGATTTTAGAACGCCTAATTTTTATGGAAAGTTCGTGAAGGGAGATCTTTTATACTATGCAGATTATTCTACATATAGAAACTTCATTGGGAGTTATGTATATGATAATAGAGCAGTGTATGAACAAGCATTAGACTTGACGCCAACTCAAAAAGAAGAGATATGGCAAAAACTGAATGAATCATTAGAAGAAGAGAATAAGTTCTATGTCTATAAGTTTATAGATCAGAACTGTACTACTAAGGTAGTGGATATTATTAATAGTAGTATAGCTACACCTGTAAAAGTAGATGTAGAAGGGAACACAGCTACTTATAGAACCATCTTAAACTCGTATCTGAACAAGAGATACTTCGAGATGCTAGGGATTAATTTAATATTTGGTTCTAAGGTAGATGCTCATTCTACTTTACTGTTTTTACCAGATAAGTTTATGCAAGGATTAGCAGAGACTAAAGTCAATGGGAAACTTTTAGTTCCTGAGACAGTGACTGTTTTTGAGCCAGAAGTATCTACGGAGAAATCAGGTATAAGTGTGAACTCTATGTGGTTCTTTAGTCTTGTCGTTTTAGTGTTAGCAGGACTAATGACTCAGAGAGGCGTTAGAAGTGCATATTTTGTCATCTTAGGGCTTTTAGGTATTTTCTTCTTTGTCGTAGGGTTTTATTCTCTTCATGGCGAATTGTTAAGTAATAATACAGTGCTACTGTGTAGTCCTATATTTTTAATCTTACCTTTTATAAGAAAGAATGTCAAGATAGCTAAGTTACTTCAGTTGTTAACTTTAGTTTGTGTAATTTTGTATATCGTATTGAATATTACTAGCGAAAAGTTATTAGTGACCTTGCCATTAGTATTGTTGACACTTGTGAGTTTGGCTATAGAAATGCGTATCGCTAAGAAGTATAACAAGTAG
- a CDS encoding IS3 family transposase, with protein sequence MKKICQLFGKTRSAYYQSIDRYASQSIKDEIILQEVLNIRATLPRVGTRKLQHMLQERLGSHNISVGRDYLFDLLDSHKMLVRQRKRKAYTTDSRAWRGQYLDLYNGVKVTRPEQFWVSDITYIRLNNTWGYLSLITDAYSHKIMGYSFSLDLTTNGCLQALKMALKNRIYTEKLIHHSDRGCQYCSSVYTKILIENNISISTTQGGEPRDNAIAERVNGIIKGEFDLNYSSLGYQKTIDKIKNSIEAYNQIRPHDSCDRLTPNQAHLKTGILTKRWKNYYKTNKQKQQPVQ encoded by the coding sequence ATAAAAAAAATATGTCAACTGTTTGGTAAAACTCGAAGTGCTTATTATCAGTCAATAGACAGATACGCAAGTCAATCTATTAAAGATGAGATTATTCTTCAAGAAGTTTTAAATATTAGAGCTACTCTACCAAGAGTAGGTACTCGAAAACTTCAACATATGTTACAAGAACGCTTAGGTTCGCACAATATAAGCGTAGGAAGAGATTATCTGTTTGATTTATTAGACAGTCATAAAATGTTGGTTAGGCAACGAAAGCGCAAAGCATATACAACAGACTCCAGAGCTTGGAGAGGACAGTATTTAGACTTGTATAATGGAGTAAAAGTTACTAGACCAGAACAATTTTGGGTAAGTGACATCACCTATATCAGGTTAAATAATACTTGGGGCTATTTAAGTTTAATCACAGATGCTTATTCTCATAAAATAATGGGCTATAGTTTTAGCTTAGATTTAACTACTAATGGATGCTTACAAGCCTTGAAAATGGCATTAAAGAACAGGATTTATACAGAGAAACTTATTCATCATTCAGATCGAGGATGTCAATACTGCAGTAGTGTTTATACTAAAATACTGATAGAAAACAACATATCTATTAGTACAACACAAGGTGGTGAACCAAGAGATAATGCAATAGCTGAGCGTGTAAATGGTATAATTAAAGGTGAATTTGATTTAAACTATTCAAGTTTAGGTTATCAAAAAACGATTGATAAAATTAAGAATAGTATAGAAGCTTATAACCAAATTAGACCTCATGATAGTTGTGATAGGTTAACTCCAAATCAAGCTCATTTAAAGACAGGTATTCTAACTAAGAGATGGAAGAATTATTACAAGACTAATAAACAAAAACAACAACCTGTACAGTAA
- a CDS encoding transposase: protein MGREPKNKERYHLKFIEQIVQEIENGASQNSVIREYSLNKSTLNRWVKKYASPEYHATRKNKVYSESLKRQVVHSITEHHMTAQEACIMYGVESISTINNWLLVNYNKNIDICNEIVIPSLMEEKTSNTESLEIKALKKALSEAQFKIVALNTLIDVAEKSLDIDIRKKSGSKQLKK, encoded by the coding sequence ATGGGAAGAGAACCAAAAAACAAAGAGCGTTATCATTTAAAATTCATAGAACAAATAGTTCAAGAAATAGAGAATGGAGCAAGTCAAAATTCGGTAATTCGCGAGTATAGCCTAAATAAATCTACGCTAAATCGTTGGGTTAAGAAATATGCAAGTCCCGAGTATCATGCTACACGTAAGAATAAAGTTTATTCAGAAAGCCTTAAACGTCAAGTAGTTCATAGTATTACAGAACACCATATGACAGCACAAGAAGCCTGTATAATGTATGGTGTAGAAAGTATAAGTACAATAAATAACTGGTTGTTAGTTAATTATAATAAAAACATAGATATTTGTAATGAAATTGTTATTCCGTCACTTATGGAAGAAAAAACATCCAATACAGAATCTTTAGAAATTAAAGCTTTAAAAAAGGCTTTATCAGAGGCACAATTTAAGATAGTAGCTTTAAATACATTGATAGATGTAGCAGAGAAAAGTTTGGATATTGATATCAGAAAAAAGTCTGGTTCCAAGCAGTTGAAGAAGTAA
- a CDS encoding CDP-alcohol phosphatidyltransferase family protein translates to MKKHIPNAITLLNLLSGLIALVYAFDDNIHMAFLWVCIGIFFDYWDGFVARILNVKSEMGLQLDSLADMVTSGVVPGLVVYKMLANIQENQEIYNLTPETYYMGIVPYLGFIITLGAAYRLAKFNIDTRQTDSFIGLPTPGNALFILSIPMIISTTNSEEIITLLSNPYLLVVISILSAIIMNAELPLFSLKIKPNNLGAYKLQIGFMLLSLVLLITLLYLAIPIIILVYILLSIIMNMTKKQTAN, encoded by the coding sequence ATGAAAAAACACATTCCTAATGCTATCACTTTATTAAACTTACTTTCAGGATTAATTGCGTTAGTGTATGCATTTGATGACAATATACACATGGCTTTCTTATGGGTATGTATAGGAATCTTTTTTGACTATTGGGACGGCTTCGTAGCTCGTATCCTTAATGTAAAAAGTGAAATGGGATTACAGTTAGACTCACTAGCCGATATGGTGACTAGTGGAGTAGTTCCAGGATTAGTAGTTTATAAAATGCTTGCTAATATTCAAGAAAACCAAGAAATCTATAACCTTACACCAGAGACCTACTATATGGGGATAGTTCCATACTTAGGATTTATCATCACATTAGGAGCTGCATATAGATTAGCCAAATTTAATATTGATACTAGACAGACTGATTCGTTTATCGGATTACCTACACCTGGTAATGCTTTGTTCATCTTAAGTATCCCGATGATTATCTCTACAACGAACTCAGAAGAGATCATCACCCTACTAAGCAATCCTTACTTATTAGTAGTGATCAGTATCTTAAGTGCTATTATTATGAATGCTGAACTTCCATTGTTCTCATTAAAAATAAAGCCAAACAATCTAGGTGCGTATAAACTTCAGATAGGATTTATGTTACTATCATTAGTACTACTGATTACCTTGTTATATCTAGCTATACCTATTATTATACTAGTATATATCTTACTATCTATCATCATGAATATGACAAAAAAGCAAACTGCTAACTAA